TATAATCATTGTTGCAATAATTGGTCTAGGCGTCCGTCCCTAGACCATGGTGATTTCCCTCTTAGGGGCCGCTTAGGCAACCGGCTGCCTAACGCTTAACTCGACTGAATTAACTCATCTATTTCGATCGAGTTAATCGATCGGCTCAAcattactaatttttttcattatatatatacacacatctATGCActgttctttttttaattagcCTCATAGGCGCCTGTAGCACTCCTCTACCCCACTAACGCGCCTAGCGCTTACTGTAACCATGTTTACAACTACTCAAAAGCTATAATTTGTTGAACCTAGAACCAGTGATGGTGCAACTTTTCGGCCAACAACATGGTGCTGGATTTAGTCCTTCGGGCCTCTTGCCAACATATTTGTTAAATTCTTGATTTTGAGGTCATGATGAATTtaatcaatctttttttttagatgATTGATGGGAAGAAAGAGGAAGAGGTTGAATCTAATAAAGGCATGGTGGTTACGAGGTCCCTGCTATCGGATTTTTCTGAGAAGTCAGAGGCGGCAGATTCATCATCAGACCGCTCATCCATTTGGTCAATTCAGGTGAACGCAAGTGTGGGGGATGAAGATGAGGATGAGAAAAGCattggtgatgatgatgaagaagaagaggaatgCGATGATTAttacgaagaagaagaagaggagggaTTGATTGATGAACTTTGTGAAGGAATGGGGAAGATGAGTGTTAAACCTAAATTTGCAGGTAAGCACACACGATTTGTGTACAACAGCGACGGCGAGCTTGAAGGAGTGGAAGAGGAGAGTGGCGGCGCCGCCGTGCACGGTGGTTTGCATTTGAAGGGGTTGCCTACACCAAAAGGAAAACACATTCGTTTTTCTGAAGAGGAGAACTGAAAATTGAAACTTCAAGTCTTTATTTTGGGCCTAAACCAAGCAAAATGGTTCCACTATTTCCTTGTAATAGTACATATGTatggaaaagtgtaatactttttaaaagaaaaatgtaataatatttatacattttgatttaaaagtattacatttttctcataagtattacacttgttttttataaataaaaaaaaatcattctaaATCACTATTGcattttttaataaagtattgcattttcattGATCGATCCAACTCCACTCACAGATAAAGATACGTGAAACAGTCTCAGTGTAACCCTTTATTCATTGATGGTCTgtaatgaattgaaattgtgcGTGTGTGAAGCTGgggtaggggtgtaaatgaatcgagccgaactcgagttcgagcttgCCAATTTTCAAGCAGCTAGCTTGAGTTTGGCTCAAGTAGCTCGATTCTCGAATTCGAAATTAGGGTCGAACTCGAGTTTTGAgtttaatacatatacatataattatatatatatatggctcaaCGAGtcacgagcctaagacattagagatCAAGTTGGGCTCGAGTTCGCGCATAACTTTGATCGAACAACCCGCGAGTAGCTCACGAACCGATCGGCTCGTTTACTCCCTACTGGGAGGGGAGTGTGGGCTCAAGTAGTCAACCTGGCCTCTATCTCCAAGGGATATGAATAAGGATGAAAAGGAAGCATAATGTCCATATCGGGAGTAGCTTCAAGTATTTACAACCCAAATGAAATGGATTGAATTAAGATGGTGCAACTAACCATCCACTTAAGCAGCCGCCAGGCCACCACATTTCACCATCAATAAACAAACTACTATACATTAACAGACGACTAGCAGTGAATTGAAGTGGACGcaaagaaattaacaaatttaaatttccCCATTGCATCATATGATAATGATTCTTCATTCTTCATTCTGTTTCTTTTCCATTTCGTTCCTTTATACCCCCAACCCCCCTTAGGTGATCCAACTTGTGTTCTTATAATAATTAGGAATAATTATCACAAACCATTACTAACAAACAAACAACCCTTATCTTAGCTTTATACTTTGCTCCCCCACCCCTTATATATACCCAAAATTAATGCACCAAACTCACACCACAAAACTTTGTCCTCAACTTCATTAATACTCACTACTATACAGAAATCTGTTGTGATGGAGGGTGCGGTGGAGGGTGTGGTGGTGCGCGGCCGCGTTCAGATCGATACCCGGCAGCCTTTCCGGTCGGTTAAGGAGGCTGTCCTAATGTTTGGGGAGAAGATTTTGGCCCCAGAAATTTATGCCAAGCAAATCAACACTCAGGTTTTTCCAATTCTTCTCCCATTCACTCTATTCTTACTTTccatcatgtatatatataatatatgtatgtaggcAAGCTTAATGTACTGGTCgatcaattcaaaaaaaaaaaaagaaagagttaacAGCTCTGTTTCGCTAACAGTTTAGTCTTAGGCCGGGAATCCCGGGATGCATGCTTAACTAAGTCCATGcaagaaattaataaattttatccaCAAAAGATGAAATTTCTTCACCTTAGGACCTCACCTTGAATCAATGCCCTATTAATTAGGTGGGAAGATTAGTGTCTGGTATCAACAAGGAGCCCACTGCATCAATCATTATtgggtggaccatggtccacactatcaaataatgtacatttagtataaaaataatgtacttttagtatattcaaaatgtacatttttaataatgtacatttagtatattaaaaatgtacttttatttttttaaaaaaagtactttttgttatggttcacacaacacTATGTAggtcatggtccacacaataatttgccccattGCATCTGCATTGGGAGTAACTCTCACGGCCTACACTGTGGTTGTTAGGGCTCCAATCCTGTGTCATGACCCACAATCTACCCTCGTCAAGAACCAACTAAGTTGTTGGggccaaaaaggaaaaaaaaaaaaaaaaaaaaaaagaaagataaactTGCATGCATGGATGAGTAGTATGCATTCATATTCTTAGCTAGGGTTACTCGAGATCCGAGCTGAGGTTCAAGTTTCGGTGAGaataattatcaatattaacagatattacaatgtaacAGAGTTACAAATTGTTTATTGGCAGGTGCATACAAAAGCAAGTGGGGAAGGAGAAAAGCAGACTGTGACAAAATTCGGAGCAGTAAAAGCAGAGCTAGAAGAGACAAAGCAAGACCTACAAAAAGCCAAAGAAGAAGGAACCTTAATGGCGCATTGCCTTCAATCTCTCAAGCAAGAGCTGGAACAAACAAAGAGAGAAATCCAGCAGCTCAAGGCCGCAAGACAACACCGGATAGCTGATCCTGAGATTGAAGAGCTCAAGTTTATCGAGAAAGCGCCACCTAAACCCGAGGGCGAAGAAGAGGATTTAGATCAATTATTCGAGAGGAAGAGGTCAGTGAAGTTCGCTAGCCCTCCCGCGCTCACAAGGGTGATTTTCACTAAAGATGGCGATTCTGggaagattaataataataataataataataataataataataatagcccgTCTCAggcgaagaagaagatgaagaggagGCCTCTCATCCCTCTCATTGGAGCATTGTTTACAAAGAAAAAGGGAA
This portion of the Ipomoea triloba cultivar NCNSP0323 chromosome 5, ASM357664v1 genome encodes:
- the LOC116021302 gene encoding uncharacterized protein LOC116021302 isoform X1, translated to MEAPSSTRRVTRSQTLAANASAIPNSKKCEESEKKGSELRARNGKVQQERSAMMDISNDSSPIVGLTAESVETPLSSMSKKMVMNSQSKHSKTPGSGEALLRGQVKTLLQKVEEEAELPKFSFDQNPSITPQMIDGKKEEEVESNKGMVVTRSLLSDFSEKSEAADSSSDRSSIWSIQVNASVGDEDEDEKSIGDDDEEEEECDDYYEEEEEEGLIDELCEGMGKMSVKPKFAGKHTRFVYNSDGELEGVEEESGGAAVHGGLHLKGLPTPKGKHIRFSEEEN
- the LOC116021302 gene encoding uncharacterized protein LOC116021302 isoform X2; translation: MMDISNDSSPIVGLTAESVETPLSSMSKKMVMNSQSKHSKTPGSGEALLRGQVKTLLQKVEEEAELPKFSFDQNPSITPQMIDGKKEEEVESNKGMVVTRSLLSDFSEKSEAADSSSDRSSIWSIQVNASVGDEDEDEKSIGDDDEEEEECDDYYEEEEEEGLIDELCEGMGKMSVKPKFAGKHTRFVYNSDGELEGVEEESGGAAVHGGLHLKGLPTPKGKHIRFSEEEN
- the LOC116021059 gene encoding WEB family protein At2g17940-like yields the protein MEGAVEGVVVRGRVQIDTRQPFRSVKEAVLMFGEKILAPEIYAKQINTQVHTKASGEGEKQTVTKFGAVKAELEETKQDLQKAKEEGTLMAHCLQSLKQELEQTKREIQQLKAARQHRIADPEIEELKFIEKAPPKPEGEEEDLDQLFERKRSVKFASPPALTRVIFTKDGDSGKINNNNNNNNNNNNSPSQAKKKMKRRPLIPLIGALFTKKKGSQ